In Salvia splendens isolate huo1 unplaced genomic scaffold, SspV2 ctg599, whole genome shotgun sequence, the following proteins share a genomic window:
- the LOC121790727 gene encoding 2-oxoglutarate-dependent dioxygenase 19-like — translation MASESDSFMPFEFDSPLKLLSDSSSLKAVPSKFNLTNDRTAFTSDSLPTIDFSALVGCDPHQRSKAVHHLATACQDWGFFILVNHGVPERLMSEMFREMVEFFSLADSEKKQYEAKSASDPIKCGNFNVANTSNQSFTLWREYLKLYVHPDFHCPHQPQLLRDVVQEYTQMIRVLTRKLIEAVCEALELNQRRYVDEILKMESSFQLFATNYYPRCPQPDQAIGIPPHTDHGLFTFLIHNGVAGLQIEHDGKWFNADSPKNSILVNAADQLEV, via the exons ATGGCATCCGAGTCTGATTCATTTATGCCCTTTGAATTTGATTCCCCTCTGAAATTATTATCAGATTCTTCCTCTTTGAAAGCCGTCCCTTCCAAATTCAACCTCACCAATGACCGCACCGCATTCACTTCTGATTCACTCCCCACCATCGATTTCTCAGCCCTTGTTGGCTGCGATCCTCATCAACGCTCCAAAGCTGTCCACCACCTCGCCACAGCATGTCAGGATTGGGGTTTCTTCATT CTTGTGAATCATGGGGTGCCAGAGAGATTGATGAGTGAAATGTTTAGGGAAATGGTAGAATTTTTCAGTTTGGCTGATTCGGAGAAGAAGCAGTATGAAGCCAAGAGTGCTTCAGATCCAATCAAATGTGGAAATTTCAACGTCGCCAACACTTCAAACCAAAGCTTTACATTATGGAGGGAATACCTGAAGCTCTACGTCCATCCCGACTTCCATTGTCCTCACCAACCTCAACTCTTGAG GGATGTGGTGCAGGAATACACCCAAATGATAAGAGTATTAACTAGGAAGCTAATCGAAGCTGTATGCGAAGCCCTAGAACTGAATCAACGTCGTTACGTGGATGAAATATTGAAGATGGAATCGAGTTTTCAATTGTTTGCGACAAATTACTATCCGCGTTGCCCTCAGCCGGATCAAGCCATCGGCATTCCGCCGCATACGGATCATGGTTTGTTCACTTTTCTCATACATAACGGCGTCGCCGGTCTTCAAATTGAGCACGACGGAAAGTGGTTCAACGCTGATTCTCCTAAGAATTCTATTTTGGTCAATGCAGCTGACCAACTTGAGGTATAA